From Microbacterium sp. YJN-G, a single genomic window includes:
- a CDS encoding dipeptide ABC transporter ATP-binding protein: protein MNEPLLSVRDLKVAFRSGKKSREVLHGVSFDVFPGETVAIVGESGSGKSTTVAAIIDLLPGTGTVTDGSILLDGKDLAKASRGDMERIRGRDIGYVPQDPMSNLNPVWSIGFQVKEAVRANGLAHGRRQIHDRAVEVLMQAGLSDAARRMHQFPHQFSGGMRQRALIGIGLAADPKLLIADEPTSALDVTVQRVILDHLSELTAERGTSVLLITHDLGLAAERADRIIVMNQGEIVEAGRSDEILTNPRHPYTQRLVAAAPSLASQRIGTGAQVNEHEEVGETPPAVVEVRELVKDYSIRTGGLRHEHFRAVDHVSFSIPRGKTLALVGESGSGKSTVAKMLLQLEKPTDGEILIDGHSTSTMSRGEIFKLRRRMQPVFQDPYGSLDPLRSIGNLISEPLHVHGIGTRDEQHKRSLELLDQVALPRELAWRYPNELSGGQRQRVAIARALALKPDIVVLDEAVSALDVLVQDQILHLLADLQSDLGLTYLFITHDLAVVRVAADLVCVMEQGRIVEQGTVDAIFESPQEEYTRRLLDAIPGAALPLGGAGR, encoded by the coding sequence ATGAACGAGCCCCTTCTCAGCGTGCGCGACCTGAAGGTCGCGTTCCGCAGCGGCAAGAAGTCCCGCGAGGTGCTGCACGGCGTCAGCTTCGACGTGTTCCCCGGCGAGACGGTGGCGATCGTCGGCGAGTCCGGCTCCGGCAAGTCGACGACCGTCGCGGCGATCATCGACCTGCTGCCGGGCACGGGCACCGTCACCGACGGCAGCATCCTGCTCGACGGCAAGGATCTCGCCAAGGCGAGCCGTGGCGACATGGAGCGGATCCGCGGCCGTGACATCGGCTACGTCCCGCAGGACCCGATGTCGAACCTCAACCCGGTGTGGTCGATCGGCTTCCAGGTCAAGGAGGCGGTGCGTGCGAACGGGCTGGCCCATGGCCGCAGGCAGATCCACGACCGCGCGGTCGAGGTGCTCATGCAGGCGGGGCTCAGCGACGCCGCACGCCGCATGCACCAGTTCCCGCACCAGTTCTCGGGAGGCATGCGCCAGCGCGCCCTGATCGGAATCGGCCTCGCGGCCGACCCGAAGCTGCTGATCGCCGACGAGCCGACCAGCGCGCTCGACGTCACCGTGCAGCGGGTCATCCTCGACCACCTGTCCGAGCTGACGGCCGAGCGGGGCACCTCGGTGCTGCTCATCACGCACGACCTGGGCCTGGCCGCCGAGCGCGCCGACCGGATCATCGTGATGAACCAGGGCGAGATCGTCGAGGCGGGTCGCAGCGACGAGATCCTCACCAACCCCCGCCACCCGTACACCCAGCGGCTGGTCGCCGCGGCGCCCAGCCTGGCCTCCCAGCGCATCGGCACGGGGGCTCAGGTGAATGAGCACGAGGAGGTCGGCGAGACGCCGCCCGCCGTCGTCGAGGTGCGCGAGCTCGTCAAGGACTACTCGATCCGCACCGGCGGACTGCGTCACGAGCACTTCCGCGCCGTGGATCACGTGTCGTTCTCGATCCCGCGCGGCAAGACGCTCGCACTGGTGGGGGAATCCGGGTCGGGCAAGTCGACCGTGGCGAAGATGCTGCTGCAGCTCGAGAAGCCCACCGACGGTGAGATCCTCATCGACGGGCACTCCACCAGCACCATGTCGCGTGGTGAGATCTTCAAGCTGCGGCGCCGGATGCAGCCGGTGTTCCAGGACCCGTACGGGTCGCTGGATCCGCTGCGCAGCATCGGCAACCTCATCTCCGAGCCGCTGCACGTGCACGGCATCGGCACCCGCGACGAGCAGCACAAGCGGTCGCTCGAGCTGCTCGATCAGGTGGCGCTGCCGCGTGAACTCGCGTGGCGCTACCCGAACGAGCTGTCCGGCGGCCAGCGTCAGCGCGTGGCCATCGCCAGGGCGCTGGCGCTCAAGCCCGACATCGTCGTGCTCGACGAGGCGGTCTCGGCGCTCGACGTGCTCGTGCAGGACCAGATCCTGCACCTGCTCGCCGACCTGCAGAGCGACCTGGGGCTGACCTACCTGTTCATCACGCACGACCTCGCGGTGGTGCGCGTCGCGGCCGACCTGGTCTGCGTCATGGAGCAGGGTCGCATCGTCGAGCAGGGCACGGTGGATGCCATCTTCGAGAGCCCGCAGGAGGAGTACACGCGCCGTCTGCTCGACGCGATCCCAGGTGCCGCGCTGCCGCTCGGTGGCGCAGGGCGCTGA
- a CDS encoding PH domain-containing protein — protein MAQHPGSSGHTAPRLRSRGAVALFVLCAVLAIVLLGDAVIRAGLGQALLLAPWLLLVLWAVYAIGVASHIEVRPDGVLVQNALRRTFAPWARVERIVMRWQVEITLDDGTTVTCFGGPARMRPQRLGPGRTLEDAGGQADDTVAALRRAKADAAGAAGADGPVRRGWDVPALVALLAVVVWTVAAVMIAYA, from the coding sequence ATGGCGCAGCATCCCGGATCCTCCGGTCACACCGCTCCCCGGCTCCGCAGCCGGGGAGCGGTGGCCCTGTTCGTGCTGTGCGCGGTGCTCGCGATCGTGCTGCTCGGGGATGCCGTGATCCGCGCCGGCCTCGGCCAGGCGCTGCTGCTGGCACCGTGGCTGCTGCTGGTGCTCTGGGCGGTGTATGCGATCGGCGTGGCCTCGCACATCGAGGTGCGGCCCGACGGGGTCCTCGTGCAGAACGCGCTGCGGCGCACCTTCGCGCCGTGGGCGCGGGTCGAGCGCATCGTCATGCGCTGGCAGGTCGAGATCACCCTCGATGACGGCACCACCGTGACCTGCTTCGGTGGCCCTGCGCGGATGCGGCCCCAGCGGCTGGGTCCCGGGCGCACCCTGGAGGATGCCGGCGGCCAGGCAGACGACACCGTCGCCGCCCTGCGGCGCGCGAAGGCGGATGCCGCCGGCGCGGCGGGTGCCGATGGGCCGGTGCGTCGCGGCTGGGATGTGCCCGCGCTGGTCGCGCTGCTGGCGGTCGTCGTGTGGACGGTCGCGGCGGTGATGATCGCCTACGCCTGA
- a CDS encoding zf-TFIIB domain-containing protein, with the protein MKCPADGSTLVMSERSGIEIDYCPQCRGVWLDRGELDKIIERSASAPQPQVYPAADRFAPPAQQQRYDEQRHDERRYDERPRYDDDRGHRPQRRKRENWLSELFD; encoded by the coding sequence ATGAAGTGTCCCGCAGATGGTTCCACCCTGGTCATGAGCGAGCGCAGCGGCATCGAGATCGACTACTGCCCGCAGTGCCGTGGAGTCTGGCTCGACCGAGGTGAACTCGACAAGATCATCGAACGCTCGGCATCCGCCCCGCAGCCGCAGGTGTACCCCGCCGCAGACCGGTTCGCACCGCCTGCCCAGCAGCAGCGGTACGACGAGCAGCGCCATGACGAGCGCCGCTACGACGAACGTCCGCGTTATGACGACGACCGCGGCCACCGGCCGCAGCGTCGCAAGCGTGAGAACTGGCTGAGCGAATTGTTCGACTGA
- a CDS encoding CPBP family intramembrane glutamic endopeptidase: MTLPERVVPPAGRTRLWWEIAIVLALGVGQSAIYSIVQLAYRLTDETPLAEQTATLNPSRSDREVFDLIYQLLSLGFAVVPVLLVCFLLWRTQRPHLSALGLDGRGYGRDAGWGAVLVLAIGIPGLGLYLLGRALGWFVAVNPAGLDAHWWTVPILLLSAARASLQEEFIVLGYLFARLRHLGWGPWPIIVATSVLRATYHLYQGPGAFLGNLAMGLLFGWLFARTGRLMPFLVAHFFIDAAAFVGYPWAAGTWPALFGLPG, encoded by the coding sequence GTGACCCTTCCCGAACGCGTCGTGCCGCCCGCAGGGCGGACGCGACTGTGGTGGGAGATCGCCATCGTCCTGGCGCTGGGCGTGGGCCAGTCGGCGATCTACTCGATCGTGCAGCTGGCCTACCGGCTCACCGATGAGACTCCGCTCGCCGAGCAGACCGCGACGCTGAATCCGTCACGCAGCGACCGCGAGGTGTTCGACCTCATATACCAGCTGCTCTCGCTCGGCTTCGCCGTGGTGCCCGTGCTGCTGGTGTGCTTCCTGCTCTGGCGCACCCAGCGTCCGCACCTCTCCGCGCTCGGCCTGGACGGCCGCGGCTACGGGCGGGATGCCGGCTGGGGTGCGGTGCTCGTGCTCGCCATCGGCATCCCGGGGCTCGGGCTGTATCTGCTGGGACGTGCGCTGGGCTGGTTCGTCGCCGTCAACCCGGCGGGGCTCGACGCGCACTGGTGGACGGTGCCGATCCTGCTGCTCTCGGCCGCCCGGGCCTCGCTGCAGGAGGAGTTCATCGTGCTCGGCTACCTGTTCGCGCGGCTGCGGCACCTCGGCTGGGGTCCGTGGCCGATCATCGTCGCGACCAGCGTGCTGCGCGCGACGTATCACCTGTACCAGGGACCGGGCGCGTTCCTGGGCAACCTGGCGATGGGGCTGCTGTTCGGGTGGCTCTTCGCGCGCACGGGGCGGCTGATGCCCTTCCTGGTCGCACACTTCTTCATTGACGCCGCGGCGTTCGTGGGGTACCCGTGGGCGGCGGGGACCTGGCCGGCCCTGTTCGGCCTGCCGGGGTGA
- the typA gene encoding translational GTPase TypA gives MAHALRSDLRNVAIVAHVDHGKTTLVDAMLRQTGSFGEHAHVEERAMDSNDLEREKGITILAKNTAITYNGKHTDVPVTINVVDTPGHADFGGEVERALSMVDGVVLLVDSSEGPLPQTRFVLRKALEAKLPVILLVNKTDRGDARIAEVEEEAHDLLLGLASDLQDDVPDLDVDALLDVPVVYASGRAGAASRNRPANGELPDNDDLEPLFEAILEHVPAPSYDDEAPLQAWVTNLDSSAFLGRLALLRVFNGTLKKGQTVAWVRQDGTTQNARITELLMTKALERYPAESAGPGDIAVIAGFADIMIGETIADPEDVRPLPQITVDEPSISMTIGTNTSPLVGKVKGHKLTARMVKDRLDRELIGNVSLRVNEIGRPDAWEVQGRGELQLAILVENMRREGFELTVGKPQVVTRKGEDGKVHEPYEHLTIDVPEEHLGAVTQLMANRRGRMDNMINHGTGWIRMEFIVPSRGLIGFRTEFLSITRGTGIANAISHGYDVWAGSIVARQNGSIVADRSGVVTPFAMIALQERMSFFVKPTEEVYEGMVIGENSRADDMDVNITKEKKLTNMRSSTADTFESMTPPRILSLEESLEFAREDECVEVTPDAVRIRKVILDQTTRGREASRLKRQDANA, from the coding sequence ATGGCGCACGCCCTCCGCTCTGACCTCCGAAACGTCGCAATCGTCGCCCACGTCGACCACGGCAAGACCACCCTCGTCGACGCCATGCTTCGTCAGACCGGCTCGTTCGGCGAGCACGCGCATGTCGAAGAGCGTGCGATGGACTCGAACGACCTCGAGCGTGAGAAGGGCATCACGATCCTCGCCAAGAACACGGCGATCACGTACAACGGCAAGCACACCGACGTCCCGGTGACGATCAACGTCGTGGACACCCCCGGCCACGCCGACTTCGGTGGCGAGGTCGAGCGTGCGCTGTCGATGGTCGACGGCGTCGTGTTGCTCGTCGACTCGTCCGAGGGCCCGCTGCCGCAGACGCGCTTCGTGTTGCGCAAGGCTCTCGAGGCCAAGCTCCCCGTCATTCTGCTGGTCAACAAGACCGACCGCGGCGACGCCCGCATCGCCGAGGTCGAGGAAGAGGCGCACGACCTGCTGCTGGGTCTCGCCAGCGACCTGCAGGACGACGTGCCCGACCTCGACGTCGACGCCCTGCTCGACGTTCCCGTCGTCTACGCGTCCGGCCGTGCCGGTGCGGCATCCCGCAACCGTCCCGCCAACGGCGAGCTGCCCGACAACGACGACCTCGAGCCGCTGTTCGAGGCGATCCTTGAGCACGTGCCCGCTCCGTCGTACGACGACGAGGCGCCGCTGCAGGCGTGGGTCACCAACCTCGACTCCTCGGCCTTCCTCGGCCGTCTCGCGCTGCTGCGCGTCTTCAACGGCACCCTGAAGAAGGGCCAGACCGTCGCCTGGGTGCGTCAGGACGGCACCACCCAGAATGCGCGCATCACCGAGCTGCTGATGACCAAGGCGCTCGAGCGCTACCCGGCCGAGTCTGCCGGCCCCGGTGACATCGCCGTGATCGCCGGTTTCGCCGACATCATGATCGGCGAGACGATCGCCGACCCCGAGGATGTCCGCCCGCTGCCGCAGATCACGGTCGACGAGCCGTCGATCTCGATGACGATCGGCACCAACACCTCGCCGCTGGTCGGCAAGGTCAAGGGCCACAAGCTCACCGCCCGCATGGTGAAGGACCGCCTCGACCGCGAGCTGATCGGCAACGTGTCGCTGCGCGTGAACGAGATCGGCCGCCCCGACGCGTGGGAGGTGCAGGGCCGCGGCGAGCTGCAGCTGGCCATCCTCGTCGAGAACATGCGTCGTGAGGGCTTCGAGCTCACCGTCGGCAAGCCGCAGGTCGTCACCCGCAAGGGCGAGGACGGCAAGGTGCACGAGCCCTACGAGCACCTCACGATCGACGTGCCCGAGGAGCACCTCGGCGCCGTGACCCAGCTCATGGCGAACCGCCGCGGCCGCATGGACAACATGATCAACCACGGCACGGGCTGGATCCGGATGGAGTTCATCGTGCCTTCGCGCGGCCTGATCGGCTTCCGCACCGAGTTCCTCTCGATCACCCGCGGCACCGGCATCGCCAACGCCATCTCGCACGGCTACGACGTCTGGGCGGGCTCGATCGTCGCCCGCCAGAACGGCTCGATCGTCGCCGACCGGTCGGGCGTCGTCACGCCGTTCGCCATGATCGCCCTGCAGGAGCGCATGTCGTTCTTCGTCAAGCCGACCGAAGAGGTCTACGAGGGCATGGTGATCGGCGAGAACTCCCGTGCCGACGACATGGACGTGAACATCACCAAGGAGAAGAAGCTCACCAACATGCGCTCCTCCACCGCCGACACCTTCGAGTCGATGACGCCGCCGCGCATCCTCTCCCTGGAGGAGTCGCTCGAGTTCGCCCGCGAGGACGAGTGCGTCGAGGTGACCCCGGATGCCGTCCGCATCCGCAAGGTGATCCTCGACCAGACCACGCGCGGCCGCGAGGCCTCGCGCCTGAAGCGCCAGGACGCGAACGCCTGA
- a CDS encoding phospholipase — protein MSDTPDTRASRRAAVAPARSVLRRPAIGIAAGLVLAAVAATGLLAAPALAAPTDADLRKASVTEHDGRIALRNAVSLNEIVAASEIPGTDALAAVDIADLKKDVADLADRGELTADELADRTDDVVRRTVIAQRETVALQNGLTAAKEAEEARIAAEKARIAAEKAAEEKRRAAAALAAANTVDGAKATARRMASDRYGWGEGQFSCLASLWTKESGWNYQAYNSGSGATGIPQSLPGSKMATAGADWRTNAATQISWGLDYIKRAYGTPCAAWSHSQAVNWY, from the coding sequence ATGTCTGATACCCCTGACACCCGTGCGTCCCGGCGCGCCGCGGTGGCGCCCGCCCGCTCCGTGCTGCGTCGCCCTGCCATCGGCATCGCCGCAGGACTCGTGCTCGCCGCTGTCGCGGCCACCGGCCTCCTCGCCGCCCCCGCCCTCGCCGCCCCGACGGATGCCGACCTGCGCAAGGCGTCGGTGACCGAGCACGACGGGCGGATCGCACTGCGCAACGCCGTGTCGCTGAACGAGATCGTCGCCGCATCCGAGATCCCCGGAACGGACGCGCTGGCCGCCGTGGATATCGCGGATCTGAAGAAGGATGTGGCCGACCTCGCCGACCGCGGGGAGCTCACGGCCGATGAGCTCGCCGATCGCACCGACGACGTCGTGCGCCGCACCGTCATCGCGCAGCGCGAGACCGTCGCCCTGCAGAACGGGCTGACCGCAGCGAAGGAGGCCGAAGAGGCTCGCATCGCCGCCGAGAAGGCCCGCATCGCGGCCGAGAAGGCCGCCGAGGAGAAGCGCCGTGCGGCCGCCGCTCTCGCCGCTGCGAACACCGTCGACGGCGCCAAGGCGACTGCTCGCCGGATGGCATCCGACCGCTACGGCTGGGGCGAGGGGCAGTTCTCGTGCCTCGCATCGCTGTGGACCAAGGAGTCGGGCTGGAACTACCAGGCGTACAACAGCGGCAGCGGCGCCACCGGCATCCCGCAGTCGCTGCCCGGCAGCAAGATGGCCACCGCGGGTGCGGACTGGCGCACGAACGCCGCGACCCAGATCTCGTGGGGTCTGGACTACATCAAGCGCGCCTACGGCACGCCGTGTGCGGCGTGGTCGCACTCGCAGGCCGTGAACTGGTACTGA
- a CDS encoding helix-turn-helix domain-containing protein, which yields MDLRERIAHSLRRERESAGISVSELARRASVSKATVSQLESGSGNPSVETLWAIGDALGVPFATLVDERTTEPRLIRVGDHAGVPSAASPYLATLLSAAAPGTRRDIYLIQAEPGEPRRSLPHHPGTTEHVVLVTGEALIGPAEHPELLHPGDYLSYPGDAPHVFEAKTAGTSAVLVSELR from the coding sequence ATGGATCTGCGCGAACGCATCGCCCACTCGCTCCGACGCGAGCGCGAGTCAGCCGGGATCTCGGTCTCAGAGCTCGCCCGGCGCGCGAGTGTGTCGAAGGCGACCGTCTCCCAGCTCGAGAGCGGCTCGGGCAACCCCAGCGTCGAGACGCTCTGGGCGATCGGCGACGCGCTGGGCGTGCCCTTCGCCACGCTCGTGGACGAGCGCACGACCGAGCCGCGCCTGATCCGCGTCGGCGATCACGCGGGGGTGCCCTCTGCGGCATCCCCGTATCTGGCGACCCTGCTGTCGGCGGCTGCGCCGGGGACTCGGCGCGACATCTATCTCATCCAGGCAGAGCCTGGTGAACCGCGGCGCTCCCTCCCCCACCACCCCGGTACGACCGAGCACGTCGTGCTCGTCACCGGCGAGGCGCTGATCGGGCCCGCCGAGCATCCGGAGCTGCTGCATCCGGGCGACTACCTCTCCTACCCCGGAGACGCACCGCACGTCTTCGAGGCGAAGACCGCCGGCACCAGTGCCGTGCTCGTCAGCGAACTGCGCTGA
- a CDS encoding AzlC family ABC transporter permease: MRSVNRTVPVGVERAPTGEVWREGLGVAIATSAYGISFGALAVASGLDVWQTSVLSLLMFTGGSQFAFIGVFGAGGLAALPSAVASAALLGVRNVAYGMRMSPIVGGGFWRRAAAAQVTIDESTAVAISQQEAPLRRLGFWITGIGVFVGWNLMTLAGALLGDVLGDPKSWGLDAAAAAAFLALLWPRLRQRQAIAVGVAAAVVAASLTPVLMPGLPVLVAAIVAVVVGWFNWLGRAEAPTAPQHPDAVKPDAVTSDVTRGEHS; the protein is encoded by the coding sequence ATGCGTTCAGTGAACCGAACAGTTCCGGTCGGGGTCGAGCGCGCACCGACGGGCGAGGTCTGGCGTGAAGGCCTCGGCGTGGCGATCGCCACGAGTGCCTACGGCATCTCGTTCGGCGCGCTGGCCGTGGCATCCGGCCTGGATGTCTGGCAGACCAGCGTGCTGAGCCTGCTCATGTTCACCGGCGGCTCGCAGTTCGCCTTCATCGGCGTCTTCGGCGCCGGCGGACTGGCCGCGCTGCCCTCCGCCGTCGCCTCGGCCGCGCTGCTCGGCGTGCGCAACGTCGCCTACGGCATGCGGATGTCGCCGATCGTCGGGGGCGGCTTCTGGCGCCGGGCGGCGGCCGCGCAGGTGACCATCGACGAGTCGACCGCCGTGGCCATCTCCCAGCAGGAGGCGCCGCTGCGCCGGCTCGGCTTCTGGATCACCGGCATCGGCGTCTTCGTCGGCTGGAACCTCATGACCCTCGCAGGCGCGCTGCTGGGCGACGTGCTGGGCGATCCGAAGTCGTGGGGTCTGGATGCCGCTGCCGCAGCCGCCTTCCTCGCCCTGCTGTGGCCGCGGCTGCGCCAGCGGCAGGCGATCGCGGTCGGCGTCGCTGCAGCCGTCGTCGCCGCCTCGCTCACGCCCGTGCTCATGCCGGGGCTTCCGGTGCTGGTGGCCGCCATCGTGGCGGTCGTGGTCGGCTGGTTCAACTGGCTCGGCAGGGCTGAGGCGCCGACGGCGCCTCAGCATCCGGATGCCGTGAAGCCGGACGCGGTCACGTCGGACGTGACGAGGGGCGAGCACTCATGA
- a CDS encoding AzlD domain-containing protein yields the protein MSVWSAVLLAACICVALKAFGYLIPARLLEAPRSARISDLLTVALLGALVAVQSLGAGQAVVIDARVPAVLVAAGLLWMRQSFLVVVIAAAAVAALLRLVGWAV from the coding sequence ATGAGCGTGTGGAGTGCGGTCCTGCTGGCCGCGTGCATCTGCGTGGCGCTGAAGGCCTTCGGTTACCTGATCCCGGCGCGGCTGCTGGAGGCTCCGCGCTCCGCGCGGATCTCGGACCTGCTGACGGTCGCCCTGCTGGGCGCGCTGGTCGCCGTGCAGTCGCTCGGCGCGGGTCAGGCCGTCGTCATCGACGCGCGTGTGCCTGCGGTTCTGGTCGCTGCCGGGCTGCTCTGGATGCGTCAGTCGTTCCTCGTCGTGGTCATCGCGGCTGCCGCTGTGGCTGCGCTGCTGCGCCTGGTCGGCTGGGCTGTTTGA
- a CDS encoding histidinol dehydrogenase, with protein sequence MRNVITRVLSWLAAFLVGAVYGVAATIAHSFALGPVPVGLIVGAIACAALLTALRALTGDRWAALAAGAGMMALILLISQRGPGGSVVVPDTPLGNVWMYVAAAIVVLVVAWPDFSRLRALAPPSHDGRTRDSTAS encoded by the coding sequence GTGCGAAACGTGATCACCCGCGTGCTGTCCTGGCTGGCGGCCTTTCTGGTCGGCGCCGTCTACGGCGTCGCCGCGACGATCGCGCACAGCTTCGCTCTGGGGCCGGTGCCCGTCGGCCTCATCGTGGGTGCGATCGCCTGTGCCGCACTGCTCACCGCGCTGCGCGCCCTCACCGGCGACCGGTGGGCGGCACTCGCCGCCGGCGCGGGCATGATGGCGCTCATCCTGCTGATCTCCCAGCGCGGTCCCGGTGGATCGGTCGTCGTACCCGACACGCCGCTCGGCAACGTATGGATGTACGTGGCTGCGGCCATCGTCGTGCTCGTCGTGGCCTGGCCGGACTTCTCACGGCTGCGCGCACTGGCGCCGCCGTCGCACGATGGGCGGACCCGGGACTCCACCGCGTCGTAG
- the fdxA gene encoding ferredoxin, with amino-acid sequence MTYVIALPCVDVKDRACVDECPVDCIYEGERMLYIHPDECVDCGACEPVCPVEAIYYEDDLPEEWADYYKANVEFFDELGSPGGAAKTGVLPFDHPLVAALPPQGE; translated from the coding sequence GTGACGTATGTGATCGCCCTTCCCTGCGTCGACGTCAAGGACCGCGCCTGCGTCGACGAATGTCCCGTGGACTGCATCTACGAGGGTGAGCGGATGCTGTACATTCACCCCGACGAATGCGTGGACTGCGGCGCCTGCGAGCCCGTGTGCCCGGTCGAGGCGATCTACTACGAAGACGACCTGCCCGAGGAATGGGCCGACTATTACAAGGCCAACGTCGAGTTCTTCGACGAGCTCGGCTCGCCGGGTGGTGCGGCCAAGACCGGCGTGCTGCCCTTCGACCATCCGCTCGTGGCCGCGCTTCCCCCGCAGGGGGAGTGA
- the dapC gene encoding succinyldiaminopimelate transaminase, whose amino-acid sequence MGVRDLANYPWDEVEPYRARATAHPDGLVDLSIGSPVDPTPEVIRAALAEATDAHAYPQTVGTPALREAIVDWYARRRGVPDLTTANVLPTIGSKELVALLPLLLGLGPGDIVVHPRVAYPTYAVGATVAGATPVAADDPAEWPEGAKLIWINSPGNPDGRTWNVDELAAAVRRARELGAVLAGDECYAELGWEGSWATEPIPSVLDPRVTGGTRSGLLSVYSLSKQSNLAGYRAALVAGCSRIIGDLLTARKHLGLMPPLPVQHAMAVALRDDEHVAVQKELYRQRRALLAPALKAAGFRIDGSEAGLYLWATEGRDAWESMGRLADLGILAGPGHFYGDHSADHVRLSLTAPLERVAQAAERLTASGA is encoded by the coding sequence GTGGGAGTCCGCGACCTCGCGAACTACCCGTGGGATGAGGTCGAGCCGTACCGCGCGCGTGCCACAGCGCATCCGGACGGCCTGGTCGACCTGTCGATCGGCTCGCCCGTCGATCCCACGCCCGAGGTGATCCGCGCGGCGCTCGCCGAGGCCACCGACGCGCACGCCTACCCGCAGACCGTGGGAACCCCCGCGCTGCGGGAGGCGATCGTCGACTGGTACGCGCGACGCCGCGGCGTTCCCGACCTCACCACCGCGAACGTGCTGCCGACCATCGGGTCGAAGGAGCTCGTCGCGCTGCTGCCCCTGCTGCTCGGCCTCGGCCCCGGCGACATCGTCGTGCATCCTCGGGTGGCGTATCCCACCTACGCCGTCGGTGCGACGGTCGCGGGTGCGACGCCGGTCGCCGCCGACGACCCGGCCGAGTGGCCGGAGGGTGCCAAGCTCATCTGGATCAACAGCCCCGGCAACCCCGACGGGCGCACCTGGAACGTCGACGAGCTGGCCGCGGCCGTGCGCAGGGCGCGCGAGCTCGGTGCCGTGCTCGCCGGCGACGAGTGCTACGCCGAACTCGGCTGGGAGGGATCCTGGGCCACCGAGCCGATCCCGTCGGTGCTCGACCCGCGCGTGACCGGCGGCACCCGGTCGGGGCTGCTCAGCGTCTACTCGCTCAGCAAGCAGTCGAACCTGGCCGGCTACCGGGCTGCTCTGGTGGCTGGCTGCTCGCGCATCATCGGCGACCTGCTCACCGCCCGCAAGCACCTGGGGCTCATGCCGCCGCTGCCCGTGCAGCACGCCATGGCCGTCGCTCTGCGCGACGACGAGCATGTCGCCGTGCAGAAGGAGCTGTACCGGCAGCGGCGCGCCCTGCTGGCACCGGCGCTGAAGGCGGCCGGCTTCCGCATCGACGGCTCCGAAGCCGGGCTGTACCTGTGGGCGACCGAGGGGCGCGATGCCTGGGAATCGATGGGACGGCTCGCCGACCTCGGCATCCTGGCCGGTCCCGGCCACTTCTACGGCGACCACTCGGCCGATCACGTGCGCCTCTCGCTCACCGCTCCGCTGGAGCGCGTGGCGCAGGCGGCGGAGCGGCTGACGGCATCCGGCGCCTGA